CCCTGGAAGCCGCCGATCTCGGCGCCGGTGGCCCGCCGCCAGACGCGCACGGTGCCGTCGTCGTACCCGGCCGCCACCCGGTCGCTGTGCACGGCGATACCGTAAACCCGCTGTGGCACACCGCCGGCCGCCGGGAACTCGTGCAGCGGTTCGCCGTCCGGCAGCTGCCACAGCCGCACGGTGCCGTTCGCGTCGCCGGTGGCCAGCAGCGTTCCGGCGGTGTCGGTTTCGAGCGGCCACGGCCAAAGTGCGAGGCCGGACAGGATCTTTCGCACCGCGCCGGTGGCCGCGTCCCAGATGCGGACCGTCCCGTCGGCGGATCCGGTGACCAGCACCTGCTCGGTGTAGGCGACGGCGAAGGTGCGGTCGCGATGTCCATGCAGGGTGCGCAGGGTGCGCCCGGTGTCCGCGCCGTAGATCACCACGCTGCCCGAATCGCAGCCGATCGCGACCGTGCCGCCGTCGGGGCTGAACGCCAGCAGCCGCGGCAGCCGTCCGGTCTGCGCGTCGACGCCGTGCTTGACCCCGATGGCGTTCGGGGCGAATTCGGTGCGCGGCGGGGTGCCCGGCACCCGGCCGGCCCCGGCCAGCGCGGTACCGATCGGTGTGCCCACCACATCCAGCAGGGCCGCGCGGATCCAGCGGCTGCCTTCCGCCCGGGCGCCGGTGAGGTCGGTGCGCGCCAGCCGGGCCCCGGTCAGATCGGCGCGACCCAGATTGGCGCGCACCAGCGACGCCTGATCCAGTCGCGCCCGGTGCAGCCGGGCCTCGCGCAGGTCGGCGTGTTGCAGGTTGGCGCTGATCAACTGCGCCTCGGTGAGGTCCGCCCCGCGCAGATCGGCGCCGGCCAGCGACGCCTGATCCAGTTGCGCCCCCACCAGTTTCACCTCGCGCAGCACCGCGTTGTCCAGCACCGCGCCGGAGAGCCGGGCGCCCGACAGGTTCGCGCCGGTGAAATCGAGTCGCTGCAGGTTGCGGAACGACAGGTCCTCGTGCGAGAGGTCCAGCCCGCGCAGATCGCTGTCCCCGCAGATGCGCAGCCGGGCGGCGATCCGGGCGGCATTGGTGCGGGTGATCTCGTGCTCGCCGGGCTCGGCCTGGATGCGCGCGACCCACGCGCGCAGCAACTCGGCATGCGCCAGATCGCAGAGGAATTCGACGGCCAGCGGTTCGAGCTGGGCCTGCCGCAGCGGCGCGGGTGCGGTATCGCCGTCGGCGAACTGCCGTGCGACATGGTCGGCGACCAGCCAGTCCCGCACCGAGGAGTGAATGAAACCGAACTGGTTGTCCTCGCCGCGCACGATGAGGCTGCGGGAGCCGAGGGTGTGCACGAACTGGGCGACATTGAGCCGACTTGCGTCGATTCGCTCGACGGCGTCGTGCGCGACCTCGGTCATTTCGGTCAAGGTCAGGTAGGGCCGGCCGGTCTCCCACACCCGCAGCGCGAAACATGTGACGGCCAGCCATAATTCGTCCAGCCGCAGCGCGGGCTGCGAGCTGGCGCGTTCCGGGGACCGCTCGATCTCGAAATTCAGCCAGGCCGTGAGGATCTCGCGATACAGCTTCGTCGGACCGATGATCTGCTGCGCCCCCGCGGCGGTGCGCAGGCGCTGCTCGTCGAGATCGGCGATGAAGCTGAGCATGCGCGGATTACGGGCCAGCTCGAGCAGATCCGGGATGCCGCGCAGCAGCCCCATGCGGATGTCCGCCGAGGGACCCGCCGTGCCGTAGCGCTTCACCAGGAAGGCGTGCACCTGCTCGTGGGTGAAGTTCTCGACGCCGAGGATGTAGCGGTCCGGACGCGGCTCGTCCTGGGCGTTCAGGGCGGCCGCGACCTGGTCGTAGGACTTGAAATGCTGGGTGCGGCCCGCGACCACCACCTTGGCCCGGCCTGCCGCCGCCTGCAGCAGGGTGGCCATGTGCTCGGCGGCGCTGTCGTAGTTGAGGCGGGTCAGCTGTTCGTCGAAACCGTCGAACAGCAGCACCACCCGGCCCTGGGCGAGCATGTAGCGCAGGGCGCGCAGATCGATGCGGGATTCGCCGTTGCCGGCCAGGTGCGCGGCCAGCAGGGTGTCGAGGGAACCGGCGCGGTCCAGATTGCGGAGCTCGATGAGGATGGGAATCAGGTCTCCGCCGGATTCGGTGAGGCGGCGGGTCAGCTCGCGCAGCGCGAAGGTCTTGCCGAGCCCGAAATCGCCCAGCAGCAGCACGAATCGGCCCTCGTCGGCGGTGACCAGGCGCAGCAACTCGGCGACCAGGTCGTTCTGTACCTCGCGGCCCTGCGGAGCCAGCATCCGGAAGCGCTGCGGCACATACAGTTCCGCCGGATAAATCGGGTCCTCGCGCAGCCGGGCCACCTGCTTCCGCCGGTACCCGTCCAGATCGGCGAGGCCCTGGAAGTCGGCGAGGCTGCGGACGCGCACGCCTTCGGCGGCGGCGCGTTCGCGGAGCTCGCCGTGCGGGTCGGGACCCAGATAGACCAGTTGCGAGCCGGGTTTCGGCTGCGGGCCCAGGAATTCGTCGAGGACCTGTACGGTCACCTCGCCGACGTGCGCGCCGATGATGAGCTGCTCGATCACCGGATCCGAGTTGACGGTGACCAGCAGGTAGGGCGGGTCGGAGGCGGTGCGGCGGATGCGGGCGTCCGGGTAGCGCACCTTGCAGACCTCGGTGACCTGTTCGAGCAGCAGTTCGTGCGGGCGGACGGTGTCGGAGGGGCGTGGCTCGCGGGCGGGCGGCGGGGTCGCGGCGGTCAGCTCCGAGCGGGGCGCCGGACCCGTCACCGCGGCAACGTAACCGGTCCACTCCAGGGCGCGCGGGGTGGGCGGTTCGGAGTCGTCGAGCCGGTAGCGGGTCAGGCCGTCGGCGGTGATGTGGAGCAGTTCGGCCTGGCCGGGGGCCGGGGCGGACAGGACCGGCAGGGTGCCGCCGCGATGGGCGACCGAGCCGCCCGCCCGGCTGGGACCGCGCAGCAGCAGGTGCAGCCGCGGGCCCAGTCGCCGGAAGGTGTCCGCGGCGTCGCGCAGGATGCTCGGGTCGTACCGGGCGGTATTGGGGCTCGGGGCGGGATCGTGCGCGATCACGCCCAGCCGGAACCAGCCCTGCGCTTCGTAGGCGCGCAATTGCGCGGCGAACCAGTCCTTCTGCTTGGCGCCGACCGCGCCGAAATCGTGCTCGGGTTCGTGGGTGGCGGCCATCGTGGAGTTCAAACCCGCGACGGCCAGGCGTAATTCGGGGATCTCGAACAGGGTCCAGGGCTGGCCGACGTCGAAGACCAGATGATCGAGGCCACGATACACGGTGCGGAACATCTGCTCGAACAGCTTGAGCTTCGCGTAGTACGGCGGCACGGGAATCCGGTCGTAGGCCGCGCATTCGCGAAAGTAGGCGTCGCAGGCCAGCTTCGAGATGTCGTGACTGCCCGGCACCACGACCACCCGGTGCGGTTCCAGCTTGAGCAGCACGCGCAGGCCGCCGAGAAACGTGACGGCCTTGCGGAATTCGGTGGGATGCGCGGATTCGGTCAGATCACCGCTGACCACGATGAGATCCGGCGGCGGGGCCTGCTGATCCACCAGATCGGTGACCGCGCCGTAGAGATGGGATTGCAGCCCTTCGGGATCGGCCGGCACCTCCCCGCTCGCTATCGCGCGCCCGAACCGCGGACCCGACACGTGCAGGATCGACAGTCCCGGGTGCGAACGCCGCGCCGCCGTTCCGCCCGGGAATTCCGGCGCCGACAGGGGCCGTCGCGCCGCGTCGGAATCCGTTGCCGCCGATCAGATGTCCTCCGATCCCGCACTCGACGGCCGGCGCGGTGTCCACCGCTGCGACAGCATGCGCTCCACCTGGTCGAGCACCAGCCGCCGCACCTGCCCCGCGTCCTCGACGCCGCGCAGATCCAGGAACCCGACGCCCGACGGCAGCCAATCCATCGCGCAGTCGCCCACCCGGACCGCCAGCAACTTGCCCGGATCCACCTCGAGCGCCGCCTGCCATTCCCGATTGGCGTGCCGCGACGACACATAGTTCTGCGTCACCACCGCCACGACGAGATCGGATTCGCGTACCCCGCGCCGCACGAATTCGCCGTAATTCGAGGCGGGGTCGAAATCCCATGCGGCCACCACGGTTCGATAGCGGGCTTCGGCCCGCTCGAATTGCCACGCCAGCCACACGGCCCAGCGTTCATCGGCCGGTGAATAGCTGGCGAAGATCGTTCGAGACTGCCCACCCCACAGCGTCACCCCACCAGTATCCCGCGCCCGATCGCACCTCTGCGATCATTTTCCAATGCCCGAAGCCCAGCAGGAGCCCGATTCGCCGCCGCGGGCACGATCGGCCCGGCGGCGACTCGGCGTGCTGGACACGGTGCGCCTCGGGTTGCTGGTCGCCGGGTTGCTCTGTGTGGCAACGGGTCTGCTGCCCAGGGCCGATGCCGAGGCGAACATGCGGCGGATCGCGCCGCTGCTGTTGTTCCTGGGCAGTGTGATCGTGCTGGCGAATTTGGCGCGGCGGGCCAAGGTGTTCGATGTGATCGCGCATCGGCTGGCGATCATCGCCGGCGGGAACTACGCGGGATTGTTTCTGCTGTGCGTGCTTTTCGCGTCGATCACCACGACCGTGCTCAATCTCGACACCACCGCGGTGCTGCTGACCCCGGTGATGCTCGCCCTGGCGGTGCCCGCGCGGATTCCGCCGTTGCCGCTGGCCATGACGACGTTGTGGCTGGCGAACACCGCGAGCCTGCTGTTGCCGGTGTCGAATCTGACCAATCTGCTGGCGGCCGACCGGGTGGCGCTGGACGCCACCGGGTTCGCGGCCAGAATGTGGCTGCCGCAGGCGCTTTCGATCGCGGTGACCATGGTGTGGCTGTGGTGGTGGTATTGGCGGCGGGGCGAGCGGGGGACCGACCGCTATGTCGTGCCGGAGCCGATTCGCCCGGCCGATGCGCGGGAGCGGGTGCTGCTGTACGCGTCCGGGGGCGCGTGCGTGCTGTTCGTGCTCGCCATTCCGCTCGTGGGCGACAATATCGGTATCGCGGCCGCCGTGGCCGCGGTCCTCGTGGTGGCGGTCTTCGCGATCTGTGATCGATCCGCGTTGCGATGGTCGCTTTTCCCCTGGCAGCTCTTGGTTTTCGTGTCGGGCCTGTTCCTGGTGGTGCCCACCTTGTCGGCGCACGGCCTCTCGACGCTCATGGACCATCTGATCGGCGACGACACCAGCGGCCCGGGGATCTTCCGGGCGGCGGGCGCGGGCGCGGCGCTGTCGAACGTCGTCAACAATCTGCCCGCCTACACCGCCGGCGAGGTCGTCATCGCCCACGGCGAGCGAAATCAGCTGCTGGCCTTGCTGATCGGCACCAACGTGGGCCCGGTGGTGACCCCGTGGGCGTCCCTGGCCACCCTGCTGTGCCTGGAGTTCTGCCGCAGCCACGAGGTGCGGGTGCCCATGCGCAAGTTCGTGCTGACCGGCCTGGTGCTCGGCGTCGCCGCGACCCTCGCCGCCACGGCGGGTCTGTTGATCACCGGCTAGAACGTATTCACCGGCCGCAGCGCGTATTCCACGATCTCGACCACGTCGTCGTCGGTGTACACGCTGGGCAGCGGCAATCCCACCTGATCGAGAACGCGGCGGGTCTGCACGATGGTCGGCTCGCTCGGCGGGCGCAGCTCGGTGTCGCGGCCCAGCGCGATCGGTCGGCCCTGTTTGAAGCTCACCGCCAGTTCCCGTGCCAGATCGGAGTATTGGGTCTTGCCGTGCTCGAACAGCAGCGCGGGGGTGTTGGCGCCGCGCTGGTTCATGATCACGACATCGTCGGACATGTCCCAGCGGTAGGTGGTCAGCGCCGACGACAGCGCCAGGTCGACGGTGAGGAATTCCGACTGCTGCCGGTACCAGGCGCACGCCAGCACCGTCGCGTACGACTGCTTGCGGATCCGGTCGGCGGTCCAGGGCCGCCCGTTCGCGTCACCGCGCGGCTGCAGCGAATTGCGGTACAGCGCTTCGGCCTGACACAGCTGCTCGTTGCCCGGATCCAGGATTTCCACCTGCACGGTCAGCAGTTGGTGTTCCGCGCGGGCGCGCTCGAGGAAGTACGGCAGCGTGGTCACCCGCAGGAAGGTGCCGGTGCCGCCCCGGTGGATCCAGCGATCGGTGGTGCGGCGCGCGCGGGCGTGCGCCTGATCGATCTCGGCCCCGTACAGCATCCGCACCGCCGCCGATTCCTGGACCAGCCGGGCGATGCGATTGCGGTCCCGCAGAATCGTCACCGCCAGCAGGCTCAACACCAGCAGGATGGCGCCGCTGACCAGATTCGAGCCCGCGTTGGTCTTGTCCAGGACCTCCAGCAGGATGACCGTGGCCGCGATGAGCAGCGTCACGACCCCATCGATATTGAGCCGAAGCCAATTCACGAAGCGCAGCATCACCGCGTCCTCCCGCGCAGTAGTGCCACCCAGAATAAGTGGCCCGCCCCACCCCGCGCAGCGAACCCGCGGACCCCGGGGCGGCGTAGCATGACCGAGCGGTAACAGGGCAGAAGTGCCGGTCAGCCCGGAATCAGTAAGGAGCACATGGTGGGACAGGTCAGCGCCTCCAGTTCGATCGTCGTCGCGGCGGATCCGAAGCGCACCCTCGACGCGATCGCCGACTACGAGACAGTCCGGCCGAAGATCCTCTCCCCGCACTATCGCGACTACAAGGTGGTCGAGGGCGGGCAGGGCGCGGGCACGGTCGCGGAATGGACGCTGCAGGCCACCGAGAAGCGGCAGCGCAATGTGCGCGCCGCCGTCTCGGTCTCCGATTCCATGGTGACCGAACGGGATTCGAACTCCTCCATGGTCACCGCCTGGACCGTCACCCCGTCGGGCTCCGGCTCGCTGGTCACCGTGCGCACCACCTGGAAGGGCGCGGGCGGCATCGGCGGCATCTTCGAGGGCATCTTCGCGCCGCTCGGCCTGAAGAAGATCCAGGCCGAGGTGCTCGAGAACCTGAAGAAGGAACTCGCCTAATCCTGGGCGATGTCGAAGAGGTTGCCTTCGGGGTCGGACAGCGTCGCCCACTTGACGCCGTACTCGTCATAGTCGGCGAGGTGCTTGGCCCCGAGCGCGACCGCCTTCTGGATCTCCGTCTGCTGATCGGGTGAGTGCAGATCCAGGTGGATGACGTTCTTACCCGGATTCTTGTCGGGCACCGCGATGAACATGAATGTCGGTGTGGCGGCGTCATTGTCGATGGTCGCGAAGTGCTCGTTGGCGCCCGGATCGACGGGGCGCTCGAACAGCTGCGCGTAGAAACCCGCCAGGGCGGCGGCGTCGTGGCAGTCGATGGTGATATTGCCGAGGGACAGTGCCATGGGTGCTCTCCTTTTCAGAGCCGGCCGATCGGCCAGCAGACTTCGGTGCGGTAGTCGGTCGGATCGGCGTCGCCGGGCCCGACCAGGTAGTTCTCGCGAATGGGTTCGGTCAGCGCCGAATCGTGTTCGGCCACATGGCTGCCCAGGGCGCCATAGGTGCGGTCGAAATCGGTGAACGGGCCGGCGTGCACGGCGATGGCGAAACGGCGCGCGGGCAAATCGAGCACGCTCGCGGCGTCGAAGCGGTCGCGATGCCGGGCCTCGATCGGGACGAAGGTGACGACTTCGCCCCTGTCCTCCTCGAAGAAACTCGGCGCGTAGGTGGCCCCACCCGGTCCGGCGGGCGCGAGATCGACGGCGGCCAGACGCTCGTACAGCGATCCGAAGCTGTACTCGCACCACTCGCCGCAGTCCTCGCGCGCCACCACCTTGCGCATCGCCACGGCCGGATGGCTTGCGACGGAACGGTATTCGACACTGATCCGCGCCGACGGCAGCAGCAG
This sequence is a window from Nocardia yunnanensis. Protein-coding genes within it:
- a CDS encoding pentapeptide repeat-containing protein; this translates as MPADPEGLQSHLYGAVTDLVDQQAPPPDLIVVSGDLTESAHPTEFRKAVTFLGGLRVLLKLEPHRVVVVPGSHDISKLACDAYFRECAAYDRIPVPPYYAKLKLFEQMFRTVYRGLDHLVFDVGQPWTLFEIPELRLAVAGLNSTMAATHEPEHDFGAVGAKQKDWFAAQLRAYEAQGWFRLGVIAHDPAPSPNTARYDPSILRDAADTFRRLGPRLHLLLRGPSRAGGSVAHRGGTLPVLSAPAPGQAELLHITADGLTRYRLDDSEPPTPRALEWTGYVAAVTGPAPRSELTAATPPPAREPRPSDTVRPHELLLEQVTEVCKVRYPDARIRRTASDPPYLLVTVNSDPVIEQLIIGAHVGEVTVQVLDEFLGPQPKPGSQLVYLGPDPHGELRERAAAEGVRVRSLADFQGLADLDGYRRKQVARLREDPIYPAELYVPQRFRMLAPQGREVQNDLVAELLRLVTADEGRFVLLLGDFGLGKTFALRELTRRLTESGGDLIPILIELRNLDRAGSLDTLLAAHLAGNGESRIDLRALRYMLAQGRVVLLFDGFDEQLTRLNYDSAAEHMATLLQAAAGRAKVVVAGRTQHFKSYDQVAAALNAQDEPRPDRYILGVENFTHEQVHAFLVKRYGTAGPSADIRMGLLRGIPDLLELARNPRMLSFIADLDEQRLRTAAGAQQIIGPTKLYREILTAWLNFEIERSPERASSQPALRLDELWLAVTCFALRVWETGRPYLTLTEMTEVAHDAVERIDASRLNVAQFVHTLGSRSLIVRGEDNQFGFIHSSVRDWLVADHVARQFADGDTAPAPLRQAQLEPLAVEFLCDLAHAELLRAWVARIQAEPGEHEITRTNAARIAARLRICGDSDLRGLDLSHEDLSFRNLQRLDFTGANLSGARLSGAVLDNAVLREVKLVGAQLDQASLAGADLRGADLTEAQLISANLQHADLREARLHRARLDQASLVRANLGRADLTGARLARTDLTGARAEGSRWIRAALLDVVGTPIGTALAGAGRVPGTPPRTEFAPNAIGVKHGVDAQTGRLPRLLAFSPDGGTVAIGCDSGSVVIYGADTGRTLRTLHGHRDRTFAVAYTEQVLVTGSADGTVRIWDAATGAVRKILSGLALWPWPLETDTAGTLLATGDANGTVRLWQLPDGEPLHEFPAAGGVPQRVYGIAVHSDRVAAGYDDGTVRVWRRATGAEIGGFQGAHGPVRRLCWDPDGTLLAVTGADGALGLWHSVDGTLVHELRGHRDFVYAVAFHPVEPIIAGGDTQGGIHLWDTGTGARLQHRTEHGSARIHWLGFDASGDMLATGDTAGAVHVRDGRTGASLHRLTGHTGSIWPFAFRPDGSQLAVADDQFALRVWDPATGANLHTLTGHGRHVRAVSFNADGSLLAACGNDGSVRLWDAATGRLAQRLHGSADGLITLEAGVFSPLDPDQLVTVGNAGRLRVFDIEAGAAERDITVDSAPVWAVAYDPSARFIATANDDDTVTLWTRETGGEHVVCCEHRGRVRSIAFDAAGALMATGCDDGQVRVWEVESGRLRTTLLDPELRPDASGHRVYGVVFHGDRLAGISWDGTVRIWNSAGGPPLHRLDLHRGRLWCLAVDPVSGTLATAGDDLGVNLWDIATGAHLHTLHGHRNRVRSLAFDPSGRLLASGGNDGSIMLWSLPEPGAGAPAPAPELRATLLGLPEGWVAFTPDGRYKTEGLTGGQFWHVIGMCRFEPGELDPYLEAIRQVELDEPL
- a CDS encoding SLC13 family permease, coding for MPEAQQEPDSPPRARSARRRLGVLDTVRLGLLVAGLLCVATGLLPRADAEANMRRIAPLLLFLGSVIVLANLARRAKVFDVIAHRLAIIAGGNYAGLFLLCVLFASITTTVLNLDTTAVLLTPVMLALAVPARIPPLPLAMTTLWLANTASLLLPVSNLTNLLAADRVALDATGFAARMWLPQALSIAVTMVWLWWWYWRRGERGTDRYVVPEPIRPADARERVLLYASGGACVLFVLAIPLVGDNIGIAAAVAAVLVVAVFAICDRSALRWSLFPWQLLVFVSGLFLVVPTLSAHGLSTLMDHLIGDDTSGPGIFRAAGAGAALSNVVNNLPAYTAGEVVIAHGERNQLLALLIGTNVGPVVTPWASLATLLCLEFCRSHEVRVPMRKFVLTGLVLGVAATLAATAGLLITG
- a CDS encoding MerR family transcriptional regulator, whose protein sequence is MTATVPIGEFSRLTYLTIKTLRYYHEIELLEPVSIDPGSGYRFYSTAQVDQAHLIKRLRELNMPLPEIKAVMAAPDQAARDAAIRAHLERMEAELVRTRDVVASLKSLLLPSARISVEYRSVASHPAVAMRKVVAREDCGEWCEYSFGSLYERLAAVDLAPAGPGGATYAPSFFEEDRGEVVTFVPIEARHRDRFDAASVLDLPARRFAIAVHAGPFTDFDRTYGALGSHVAEHDSALTEPIRENYLVGPGDADPTDYRTEVCWPIGRL
- a CDS encoding toll/interleukin-1 receptor domain-containing protein, yielding MTLWGGQSRTIFASYSPADERWAVWLAWQFERAEARYRTVVAAWDFDPASNYGEFVRRGVRESDLVVAVVTQNYVSSRHANREWQAALEVDPGKLLAVRVGDCAMDWLPSGVGFLDLRGVEDAGQVRRLVLDQVERMLSQRWTPRRPSSAGSEDI
- a CDS encoding SRPBCC family protein, which encodes MGQVSASSSIVVAADPKRTLDAIADYETVRPKILSPHYRDYKVVEGGQGAGTVAEWTLQATEKRQRNVRAAVSVSDSMVTERDSNSSMVTAWTVTPSGSGSLVTVRTTWKGAGGIGGIFEGIFAPLGLKKIQAEVLENLKKELA
- a CDS encoding VOC family protein, coding for MALSLGNITIDCHDAAALAGFYAQLFERPVDPGANEHFATIDNDAATPTFMFIAVPDKNPGKNVIHLDLHSPDQQTEIQKAVALGAKHLADYDEYGVKWATLSDPEGNLFDIAQD